The segment GCTCCACAATGCGGTGCCGCCCGCGCGCTGTTTCGTGACGCACATCCCCGTTCACCAGCGGCTCGCGACCGATGCTATCGGCACCGCTGAATCGCCCATCGCCGGTCCGTTCTTCTTCTATCCGGCGAACTCCTGGCCGCACAAAAACCACGAGGCGCTGCTCGCGGCGTATCAGCGTTACCGCTCCGCCGCCTCGGCCGAAGCCTGGCCGCTGGTTCTTACCGGCTATCCCGACGCGCGCATGCAGTCGCTCGCCACGCACGCGACGAGCCTGGGGCTTGGCGGACACGTCCATTTCCTCGGCCACGTCGACGACGCACACTTCCGGGCACTGTGGCGCGCCGCCGGCGCGCTGGTTTATCCGTCGCGCCACGAGGGTTTCGGCATTCCGCTGCTCGAGGCGATGTCGTTCCGCTGTCCAATCATCGCTGCGAACACCACCTCGCTGCCCGAGGTTGGCGGTGATGCCTGCCTCTACGTCGACCCAAATGACGTCGCCTCCCTCGCCTCGGCGCTGACGCGCATCGCCTCCGACGCCGCCCTGCGTGCGGCGCTGGTGCAGCGTGGCACGGAACGACTCGCGGAGTTTTCTCTTTCGCGTGAAGCGGCTAAGCTGGCCGATTGTCTCGTCCGGGCCGCCGGCCGGTCGTAACGACGCTGCCGCATCGACAGCTTCACCGTTTTTTTCGGCTCCGCTGCGCCTCGCAAGCGTCACTTCGCCCTTGGCGCCGGTTCCGGGCTCTGGACGCTCAGCTCTAGTCTCTGAGCTCTCGACTCATTCATGCCCCTCACCTGGCGCGAAGCCACCGCCGCCGATCTCCCCCTGCTCGCCGAGTGGAATCACCAACTCATCCGTGACGAGGGTCATCGCAACGCGATGACGGTGCCCGAGCTCATCGAACGCATGCAGGGTTGGCTGCGCGCTGAGTATCAGGCGATCGTCTTCTGCGCCGCGGGCGAGCCGGTCGCTTATGCACTGTACCGCCACGATGACGAATCGCTTTATCTCCGCCAGTTCTTCGTCCGCCGCGATCGCCGCCGGCTTGGACTAGGCCGGGCGGCCATCACTGCGCTCCGCCACGAGATTTGGCCGCAGGAGACTCGGCTGACGCTCGACGTGCTGTGCGGCAACACTGCCGGCATCGCTTTCTGGCACGCGGTCGGCTACCGCGACTATTGTCTCACCTTGGAGATCCCTCCCGCCTGACTCGCTGAGAGGCGGCCGCACCGGACGCGCAACAGCGGCGATCACCGTCTGCGGAAGCTCCGGCGCCTCAGTGCATCCCGATTCCGGTTACCGAACGTGCGTCCGTCCGGCAGCGGCGCGTTGCTGAGCGCGTGCTTCACCCCGTCGTGAGGAAACGCGCCGCAAATGTGTAATAGCTGGCAGCCGGCGTTGTCCGTATTCTCCGCGCCGTCATGCGCACTTCATCGCTGCCGATCGAACGTTTCGCGATCGCGGGAAAACCGATTCGCTGCCCGCACTGCCAGGGAACGGAATTCAGCAGCCGCCAGGTTCTCATGAACACGCGCGGCGTCACCTTCTTCAACCTCGACTGGCTCAACCGCGGCGCCTTCGCGCTCACCTGTCAGACGTGCGGCCGGATCGAGTGGTTCA is part of the Opitutus terrae PB90-1 genome and harbors:
- a CDS encoding GNAT family N-acetyltransferase, producing MPLTWREATAADLPLLAEWNHQLIRDEGHRNAMTVPELIERMQGWLRAEYQAIVFCAAGEPVAYALYRHDDESLYLRQFFVRRDRRRLGLGRAAITALRHEIWPQETRLTLDVLCGNTAGIAFWHAVGYRDYCLTLEIPPA
- a CDS encoding glycosyltransferase family 4 protein — its product is MAGSSQASRSWFSRVLQRVRPAAPITVGVDLMLMQPGGANGGVKPLVYSFLAEIARTHGRSFRYVVFAQPELAPEITAFLRPCDELVCATQPSTLNPQLPARRSLGEGGSTLNPPPNVASAKAGQPSTSHLSVLYAPFGRSPLIRPGLPTVSLIVDLLHRDLPEALPPEEVHYRHEWFQQLATSATFFQCISHYTASRLQLHNAVPPARCFVTHIPVHQRLATDAIGTAESPIAGPFFFYPANSWPHKNHEALLAAYQRYRSAASAEAWPLVLTGYPDARMQSLATHATSLGLGGHVHFLGHVDDAHFRALWRAAGALVYPSRHEGFGIPLLEAMSFRCPIIAANTTSLPEVGGDACLYVDPNDVASLASALTRIASDAALRAALVQRGTERLAEFSLSREAAKLADCLVRAAGRS